The Methanolacinia petrolearia DSM 11571 genome has a segment encoding these proteins:
- a CDS encoding methyl-accepting chemotaxis protein, translating into MELKDIIKVLKLAIEGDHSVRIDSDACKDPELKELSDTINTAIEFLVDCKNTTDSVQMMIAQNPIPIVIVDSSFNIVDVNKSYADLLGVTLPEALSGDRSLYKAKTLRGEGAGELFSMRKKTECELEMTLRSGTVKYVVQKGVPLVDENNNVNIGMFVFLDITKEREEEREIAKDLKKIEALQERSETIVQQNPMPIILCDKEMNIRVVNPAYSDLSGIPINRLTKMSLRDFKVLEQKGEGIKNVFETKRRCFGEVKVEFPTGVKTLEQYGIPIFNADGDIANLLIVYNDITAIREKEAEVLRLMEEQKEKAESLELSTNDIEKGLKAMSDGDFTVTVKHRENDLLKQLKDNYNKAINESRTIFGDAIKAMIEVESYMSDANHSTGEVAKASEQVAINGQKAAELTRNLLRAMEEINKEISDMSASNEEIASTSQEVLDQSGRVSEMGREAEELGRNATSKMEVVMGITNKSVDEIEGLNNQLKEINNVVRLITEITNQINMLALNAAIEAARAGEHGRGFAVVAGEVKNLATDAREATAQIDSVIEKIQKASLGTVESIKSANTEVTSGAESVNATIRALNNIVEGAERVTTDMGEIARAIEDQANIANKIVGQTDKSTVLAGDVQNEIDELAALSEETSASVQEIASAVDEVTGLAKQIKETISQLKV; encoded by the coding sequence ATGGAGCTAAAAGATATCATTAAAGTATTGAAACTTGCAATCGAAGGCGACCACTCGGTCCGGATCGATTCGGATGCCTGCAAAGACCCCGAATTAAAAGAGCTTTCCGATACGATCAACACGGCCATAGAATTTCTTGTGGACTGCAAAAATACGACCGACAGCGTTCAGATGATGATCGCGCAAAATCCCATCCCGATCGTCATCGTAGACAGCAGTTTCAATATCGTGGATGTGAACAAATCGTATGCAGACCTTCTCGGAGTTACTCTTCCTGAGGCTCTTTCAGGCGACAGAAGTCTGTATAAAGCGAAAACATTGAGGGGGGAGGGGGCAGGCGAACTGTTCTCCATGAGGAAGAAGACAGAATGCGAACTTGAGATGACCCTGAGATCGGGTACTGTCAAATACGTCGTGCAGAAGGGGGTTCCGCTCGTCGATGAGAACAATAACGTAAACATAGGAATGTTCGTGTTCCTCGACATCACAAAGGAACGCGAAGAAGAGAGAGAGATCGCAAAGGACCTGAAAAAGATTGAGGCTCTCCAGGAGCGTTCCGAGACGATCGTCCAGCAGAACCCGATGCCCATCATTCTCTGCGACAAAGAGATGAATATCAGAGTTGTAAACCCGGCATACTCCGATCTCTCAGGCATACCGATAAACAGACTGACAAAAATGTCGCTCAGGGACTTTAAGGTCCTGGAGCAGAAGGGCGAAGGGATCAAGAATGTCTTCGAGACAAAAAGAAGATGTTTCGGTGAGGTTAAAGTAGAATTTCCCACAGGAGTAAAGACCCTGGAGCAGTACGGAATTCCGATATTCAACGCTGATGGAGATATCGCAAATCTCCTGATAGTATACAACGACATAACCGCGATCAGGGAGAAGGAAGCCGAAGTTCTCAGGTTGATGGAAGAGCAGAAAGAAAAGGCCGAATCCCTCGAACTGAGCACAAACGATATCGAAAAAGGCCTGAAGGCGATGAGCGACGGTGATTTCACCGTTACCGTGAAACACAGGGAGAACGACCTGCTGAAACAGCTCAAAGACAATTACAACAAAGCGATAAACGAGAGCAGAACCATATTCGGCGATGCGATCAAGGCGATGATAGAGGTCGAGTCGTATATGAGCGACGCGAACCACAGCACCGGAGAGGTCGCAAAGGCGTCCGAACAGGTTGCAATAAACGGACAGAAAGCCGCCGAGCTCACACGCAACCTGCTGCGTGCAATGGAGGAGATCAACAAGGAGATCTCGGACATGTCCGCATCCAACGAAGAGATTGCAAGCACATCGCAGGAGGTTTTGGACCAGTCGGGCAGGGTCTCCGAGATGGGCAGGGAAGCAGAGGAGCTCGGGCGCAACGCGACATCCAAGATGGAAGTCGTAATGGGCATCACGAATAAAAGCGTCGACGAGATCGAAGGCCTCAACAACCAGCTAAAGGAGATCAATAATGTCGTCAGGCTCATCACCGAGATCACGAACCAGATCAATATGCTTGCACTCAATGCCGCAATAGAGGCCGCAAGAGCAGGCGAACACGGGAGAGGCTTTGCGGTCGTCGCCGGAGAGGTCAAAAATCTTGCAACCGATGCAAGAGAGGCGACTGCCCAGATCGACAGCGTTATAGAGAAGATCCAGAAGGCAAGCCTCGGAACTGTCGAATCGATAAAGTCGGCCAATACCGAGGTCACGTCAGGTGCCGAGAGTGTAAATGCAACAATCCGGGCATTGAACAATATCGTAGAAGGCGCCGAGCGTGTTACAACGGATATGGGGGAGATTGCACGGGCAATCGAGGACCAGGCCAATATCGCCAACAAGATCGTCGGCCAGACCGACAAGAGCACGGTGCTTGCCGGAGATGTCCAGAACGAGATCGACGAGCTTGCAGCACTCTCCGAAGAGACAAGCGCCTCCGTGCAGGAGATTGCCAGCGCCGTGGACGAGGTTACAGGTCTTGCAAAACAAATAAAGGAAACAATAAGTCAGTTAAAGGTCTGA
- a CDS encoding cation:proton antiporter, protein MFEGIALALLVCLILAWVSKKVRFPPIPAYMFAGLLLGAGGLGIVGESDVSDFLAEAGLLFLLFTMGLELKPGEIYGQGRSFLVSGTVDLAINILTGYAVAVVVGFDVMDAVVIACAFYISSSAMAVASLIENRKLAAPESETILWIMVFEDIMLLLIIVALSSESKSPAAVIATATVLIAGFFALCYLFRKTVRGFLERYEDLGLLFTFSIVLAAGGVAIALDIPSTLVAIAIGSAMSVTKPEILEKHARPFRDIFLVIFFVFFGISVDLSSGFPVIPVILLSLAAVATKLISSLVIGKATHGNYISGIEIWSETTARGEFSLAIATYGSPLVLGTIAVMVLITSTIGGLTGKYSDKIKRYVKKKSGKGRLPG, encoded by the coding sequence ATGTTTGAAGGAATTGCATTAGCCCTCCTCGTCTGCCTTATTCTCGCATGGGTCTCGAAGAAGGTGAGATTCCCTCCTATTCCCGCGTATATGTTCGCAGGTCTGCTGCTCGGGGCGGGTGGTCTCGGAATAGTCGGGGAGAGCGATGTCTCCGACTTCCTGGCAGAGGCCGGGCTGCTGTTCCTCCTCTTTACGATGGGCCTCGAGCTGAAGCCCGGTGAGATATACGGCCAGGGTCGTTCATTTCTTGTTTCGGGAACGGTCGATCTCGCGATAAACATCCTCACTGGGTATGCGGTCGCAGTCGTCGTGGGATTTGACGTAATGGATGCGGTCGTCATAGCCTGCGCCTTTTACATAAGCAGTTCGGCGATGGCCGTCGCCTCACTCATCGAGAACAGGAAACTTGCGGCTCCCGAATCGGAAACGATCCTCTGGATAATGGTCTTTGAAGATATTATGCTTCTCCTGATCATCGTCGCACTGTCTTCGGAAAGCAAATCCCCGGCAGCCGTGATAGCAACCGCTACGGTGCTGATAGCCGGGTTTTTTGCCCTCTGTTACTTATTCAGGAAGACCGTCAGAGGATTTCTTGAGAGGTACGAGGATCTCGGGCTTCTGTTTACATTCTCCATTGTGCTTGCTGCAGGCGGAGTAGCCATTGCCCTCGATATCCCTTCAACCCTGGTTGCAATAGCCATCGGCTCAGCGATGTCGGTTACAAAGCCCGAGATACTCGAAAAGCATGCAAGGCCTTTCAGGGATATATTCCTTGTAATATTCTTCGTCTTCTTTGGAATCTCCGTTGACCTGTCCTCCGGATTTCCGGTGATCCCCGTGATCCTCCTTTCGCTTGCGGCGGTCGCGACAAAGCTGATCTCATCGCTTGTCATTGGAAAGGCGACACACGGAAACTACATCTCCGGAATAGAGATCTGGTCGGAGACTACGGCAAGGGGAGAATTTTCTCTTGCCATTGCGACATACGGATCACCCCTGGTTCTGGGAACAATAGCTGTTATGGTTCTTATCACATCGACCATAGGAGGCCTGACGGGTAAATATTCAGACAAAATAAAAAGATATGTGAAAAAAAAGAGCGGTAAAGGCCGTCTACCTGGCTGA
- a CDS encoding nucleic acid-binding protein: MSKGGFSRPAGSFVREPAIRVFSTELRESRLQFRDGEDEKSPSFILLPTGERCNRIFICGEVTQKEKRGDQNTFYTARLRDPAGLFFLNAGSYQQEAMQQMAKINQGDFAAVVGKPGIRETPDGSIFVTVRVETITRIDKDTYLTWIDDAAEQTLDRLEKFGSTDDSMKASEFYNTSTEHYRRIVYESLVAADI, encoded by the coding sequence ATGAGCAAAGGAGGATTTTCAAGACCTGCAGGAAGTTTTGTCCGCGAACCTGCGATCAGGGTATTCTCAACCGAACTGAGGGAATCAAGACTCCAGTTCAGGGACGGAGAGGACGAAAAAAGCCCGAGCTTCATTCTTCTCCCTACAGGAGAGAGATGCAACAGGATATTCATCTGCGGGGAAGTTACCCAGAAAGAGAAGCGGGGCGACCAGAATACGTTTTATACCGCAAGACTCCGCGACCCGGCAGGGCTTTTCTTCCTGAACGCCGGCAGCTACCAGCAGGAAGCCATGCAGCAGATGGCAAAGATCAACCAGGGCGACTTCGCTGCCGTTGTCGGAAAACCGGGAATCAGGGAGACTCCTGACGGATCGATCTTTGTCACAGTCAGGGTAGAAACAATTACCCGGATCGATAAGGACACCTATCTCACGTGGATCGACGATGCGGCCGAACAGACGCTTGACCGGCTTGAGAAGTTTGGCAGCACGGACGACTCCATGAAAGCTTCGGAGTTCTACAATACGTCAACTGAGCACTACCGGCGTATAGTTTACGAATCGCTTGTTGCAGCCGATATCTAA
- a CDS encoding MFS transporter produces the protein MKHGIFHAERTSGPRDKFSHGTTIILLSACILLPMISESMLVAALPGIELEFSTQGIIGAWILPVVLLLGASLCPFLGTLGDNLGRKKVLSIGLAFYVAGVLLSGFSWNIWSLLLFRAMQGIGIAASPIAFAIVSEHFPPERVSTGIGILAGCYGAGTLLGIFFGSIVTGILGWRWTYYILIPVVILHLVLVNLKIPSSPGTPGRKSDWAGAFLLLAAIFFLMTAVTLCYGGEFEPVPVAVSVALSVIAGVLFVYCEKKSAFPSIDLRMLKKRKVAIIAAMALLLNMTTFLYVQVFPFIIQSPAGLMLGELFVGCIMVPGSIADMIMSTSAGVWVRRKGHKPVFYLGGILIIIAPLVYFLLPLSVITLAAVYTIFCAGMGMISTAYLILMIGTVPPDRTAGATGLLNSYTNIGGMIGPIITGIFLATFSIKTVTNGVSWQTPTAEAFFYTFATGTAAALVIMMLIIAINNGRKVQL, from the coding sequence TTGAAGCACGGCATATTTCACGCTGAAAGAACATCGGGTCCCCGGGACAAATTCAGCCACGGCACCACAATCATTCTCCTTTCGGCCTGCATTCTCCTGCCGATGATATCGGAGTCGATGCTTGTTGCCGCACTTCCGGGAATAGAACTTGAGTTCTCGACCCAGGGAATAATCGGGGCATGGATCCTTCCGGTAGTTCTTCTCCTTGGAGCGAGTTTATGCCCGTTCCTCGGAACGCTCGGCGACAACCTCGGGAGAAAGAAGGTTCTCTCCATAGGCCTTGCCTTCTATGTCGCCGGGGTTTTGCTCTCGGGCTTCTCGTGGAATATCTGGTCGCTTCTCCTCTTCAGGGCGATGCAGGGCATAGGCATAGCCGCATCCCCAATCGCATTTGCAATAGTATCCGAGCATTTCCCTCCCGAAAGAGTCTCTACAGGGATCGGAATTCTCGCCGGATGCTACGGGGCGGGGACACTCCTCGGTATTTTCTTCGGGTCGATCGTGACCGGTATCCTCGGGTGGAGATGGACATACTATATCCTGATCCCGGTTGTCATCCTGCATCTTGTACTGGTAAATCTCAAAATCCCCTCGTCGCCCGGAACTCCCGGGAGAAAATCGGACTGGGCAGGCGCTTTCCTCCTGCTGGCCGCGATTTTCTTCCTTATGACGGCCGTAACTCTCTGCTACGGAGGAGAGTTCGAGCCCGTGCCGGTCGCTGTTTCGGTGGCACTTTCAGTTATAGCGGGCGTATTGTTCGTATACTGCGAAAAGAAATCGGCATTCCCTTCAATAGACCTCAGGATGCTTAAAAAAAGGAAGGTTGCCATAATCGCGGCGATGGCGCTGCTTTTGAACATGACTACCTTCCTCTACGTTCAGGTATTCCCGTTCATAATCCAGTCCCCCGCAGGCCTTATGCTCGGCGAACTTTTCGTCGGCTGTATAATGGTTCCCGGCTCCATCGCAGATATGATAATGAGTACGTCGGCGGGCGTCTGGGTGCGAAGGAAAGGCCATAAACCGGTGTTTTACCTGGGCGGGATACTGATAATAATCGCACCGCTCGTATATTTCCTGCTGCCTCTGTCCGTAATCACGCTCGCGGCGGTCTACACCATATTCTGTGCGGGCATGGGAATGATCTCAACGGCCTATCTCATCCTGATGATCGGCACCGTTCCGCCGGACAGGACCGCGGGTGCAACCGGGCTCCTGAATTCATACACGAACATCGGCGGCATGATCGGGCCGATAATAACCGGCATCTTCCTTGCGACATTCTCGATAAAAACCGTAACAAACGGCGTATCATGGCAGACCCCGACAGCAGAAGCTTTTTTTTACACATTTGCAACCGGCACGGCTGCAGCACTTGTGATAATGATGCTGATAATCGCGATAAACAACGGGCGGAAGGTTCAATTATGA
- a CDS encoding TrkA C-terminal domain-containing protein, with protein MSFTSRDMPGIGTKYELDTEKGDRVSIIYMEGEGVQLYVRSGSGDYCSADLTPPEARRIGNVLTGAILETDEEEICMVFSSFADLKVKMHTFKLGDRTSGKTIGDLNIRSSTGVTVVAVSRKGQSIFNPSPSFRFETNDSVLVIGNAEQMKRFEEEFVR; from the coding sequence ATGTCATTTACATCCCGCGATATGCCCGGCATCGGAACCAAATACGAACTTGATACTGAAAAGGGTGACCGGGTATCAATTATCTACATGGAGGGTGAGGGTGTCCAGCTTTACGTGAGGTCCGGAAGCGGAGACTATTGTTCGGCCGATCTGACACCTCCCGAAGCGAGACGGATCGGCAACGTGCTCACGGGTGCAATTCTCGAGACCGATGAAGAGGAAATATGTATGGTATTCTCCTCTTTCGCCGATTTGAAAGTAAAAATGCATACATTTAAGCTCGGCGACAGGACTTCGGGGAAGACTATAGGGGACCTGAATATCCGCAGCAGCACCGGGGTAACAGTAGTTGCCGTAAGCCGGAAGGGCCAGAGCATCTTCAACCCGTCACCCTCGTTCCGTTTTGAAACGAACGATTCGGTTCTCGTAATCGGAAATGCCGAACAGATGAAGCGCTTTGAGGAGGAATTCGTTCGTTAA
- a CDS encoding protease inhibitor I42 family protein: MKMAYSFAAVLLLAACLLFAGCTGTCTTMLYDDDNGKTVDVSKDCEIMIELTENPTTGYTWELTAPGLTYVSDEYVPDANSEGLVGAGGVHVFIYKAENTGIFNIEGIYKRSWEETSTDDTTWSATVVVK, encoded by the coding sequence ATGAAAATGGCATATTCGTTCGCAGCAGTGCTTCTTCTGGCGGCATGCCTTCTCTTTGCAGGATGCACCGGAACATGTACAACAATGCTGTATGATGACGACAACGGGAAGACCGTTGATGTTTCAAAGGACTGCGAGATCATGATCGAACTTACGGAAAACCCGACAACCGGGTACACATGGGAGCTCACCGCACCGGGGCTGACATATGTCTCTGACGAGTATGTGCCCGATGCAAACAGCGAGGGTCTCGTCGGTGCCGGCGGAGTCCATGTATTCATATACAAGGCAGAAAACACCGGCATATTCAACATAGAAGGCATCTACAAGCGTTCATGGGAAGAGACATCGACCGATGACACAACCTGGTCGGCAACGGTCGTAGTAAAATAA
- a CDS encoding tubulin-like doman-containing protein, translating into MRVPNDGIIEGRPFQMPDELTVVAVGGCGKKLISQIYEHDWFLKHYLSDAKRLTLYTFDTDTNQRKEDLRRVTGVEKKLSEIQKTENLTGGSVKAFHYHIPDLANVDRVSSLTSKDIIEQVKNRREPPLVDVWWMNDPDYGFDYQELKKVDPNIVDDFGGGVHRRRAISKAVFYKAITQGGEQFPSFQGHGPVAIIVGLGGGTGSGMFIDLARYIKEKRGQEAKIWLFCVLPAAGEGEKEQLNAAIALSEIEYLNMKDDKLFNYIVLSSLSPTGYVDGGDRKREVVEFDSAFPYMFINAFYLPTADISAIVDAKRDYSGFIFADSHVIEYPVENLRTLKKGFEDVIASYSEISNERTRLLKEISTFFATNENLYPAEFSKTDTEITHSDVTKFKKEIEKIRNVWENEITSLLNFQTQNIIESAISNNMPVELKELDRINEFDKLAEYVTRLKKSLENESKPHENAKDQELYELVKKNLNLLGQMAELQNKALAVRDNSARLALANLIRGEENFGKISGDISSETGKLRADVSEADTKVSKKRAELDEIVKLRDRDVGLVKSEINALAKPVDDYIALGHGGDESGRSLEDLEREYIDKFAWLMSLLIERINETSGKKKLKPIRRDAWMGSLPLGEMQTDIDRLEKITGTDLAYLNDLAESVSLYYFNDYMMRVAKKQGFGDSLLGKKLNFEMFRSEKATKEERINKIARMHPGRIFIREPFEIYVQDRFITGEFDSKMVSLREAVIEPLVSQFNLESEEKKALISSFSGGDSGRILSGLRERLTGIINSREGYESRIDSINGEIDGLIQSKKEMQQEIEFFTRLDELISSSFEARKKLKAALDSYDSGLRDIEERRRGGSKTIEGMYRTWFGEINPAILSLLNDDSDLSSLDYDNDGKKEIEKLYNIVRWKYKDLIDAHKLGVNNLSVGHGPGGTERWSFEKSALVASSPSRWLSQMTDNNAGDFRRYLVKALDLKGVDSAKVNSHNYTKPWEVSLTFFAAASFLDNISPLTTGGGYWEKYERSKNNILHHALYLQQGKYVTRKRTLLLADAAEIAGLEDGNKKSRDEAKERVLDLYEVKDIKEAAGE; encoded by the coding sequence ATGAGAGTGCCAAATGACGGCATAATCGAGGGAAGGCCCTTCCAGATGCCCGACGAACTTACCGTCGTAGCGGTAGGCGGATGCGGAAAGAAGCTGATCTCGCAGATCTACGAGCACGACTGGTTCCTGAAGCACTACCTCTCCGACGCCAAGAGACTTACCCTCTATACTTTCGACACCGATACCAACCAGAGGAAAGAAGACCTCCGGAGGGTCACGGGCGTCGAGAAGAAGCTCTCCGAGATCCAGAAGACCGAAAACCTCACAGGCGGTAGCGTCAAGGCATTCCACTATCACATCCCCGATCTCGCGAATGTCGACCGGGTATCGTCCCTGACTTCAAAGGATATAATCGAGCAGGTAAAGAACCGGAGGGAGCCGCCGCTCGTGGACGTCTGGTGGATGAACGACCCGGATTACGGCTTCGACTACCAGGAGCTGAAGAAGGTCGACCCGAATATCGTCGACGACTTCGGCGGGGGAGTCCACAGGCGCCGTGCGATCTCCAAGGCCGTATTCTACAAGGCCATAACGCAGGGCGGCGAGCAGTTCCCCTCCTTCCAGGGGCACGGGCCGGTGGCGATCATCGTCGGACTCGGCGGAGGAACCGGCTCGGGAATGTTCATCGATCTCGCCCGCTACATCAAGGAGAAACGCGGACAGGAGGCAAAGATCTGGCTCTTCTGCGTCCTTCCTGCGGCAGGAGAAGGGGAGAAGGAGCAGCTCAACGCAGCAATCGCACTCTCGGAGATCGAATACCTGAACATGAAGGACGACAAGCTCTTCAACTATATCGTACTCTCGTCCTTAAGCCCGACCGGCTACGTAGACGGCGGCGACCGGAAGAGGGAGGTTGTCGAGTTCGATTCGGCCTTCCCTTACATGTTCATCAACGCATTCTACCTCCCGACGGCCGACATATCGGCGATAGTCGATGCAAAGAGAGACTATTCGGGATTCATATTCGCGGACTCGCATGTGATCGAGTACCCTGTCGAGAACCTCCGGACCCTGAAAAAAGGATTCGAGGATGTGATCGCATCCTACTCGGAGATCTCGAACGAAAGAACACGCCTCTTAAAGGAGATCTCGACCTTCTTCGCCACGAACGAAAACCTCTACCCGGCCGAGTTCTCTAAGACGGACACGGAGATTACGCATTCCGACGTTACCAAATTCAAGAAGGAGATCGAGAAGATCAGGAATGTCTGGGAGAACGAGATCACGTCGCTTCTCAACTTCCAGACACAGAATATCATCGAATCCGCAATAAGCAACAACATGCCGGTGGAGCTGAAGGAGCTTGACAGGATTAACGAATTCGACAAGCTCGCCGAGTATGTCACAAGACTGAAGAAATCTCTCGAAAACGAGAGCAAACCTCACGAGAACGCGAAGGACCAGGAGCTCTACGAACTTGTCAAAAAGAATCTCAACCTACTCGGGCAGATGGCCGAACTCCAGAACAAGGCGCTCGCGGTCAGGGACAACTCAGCCCGGCTCGCCCTTGCAAACCTGATCAGGGGCGAGGAGAACTTCGGAAAGATTTCAGGGGATATATCCTCGGAGACCGGAAAGCTCAGGGCGGACGTAAGCGAGGCAGATACCAAAGTCTCGAAGAAAAGAGCGGAGCTCGACGAGATCGTAAAGCTCAGGGACAGGGATGTCGGCCTTGTCAAATCGGAGATCAACGCCCTCGCAAAACCTGTCGACGATTATATCGCACTGGGCCACGGAGGGGATGAAAGCGGCAGGTCGCTTGAGGATCTCGAAAGAGAGTATATTGATAAATTCGCATGGTTGATGTCGCTCCTTATTGAAAGGATCAATGAAACCTCTGGCAAGAAGAAGCTGAAGCCGATCAGGCGCGATGCCTGGATGGGCTCACTTCCGCTCGGCGAGATGCAGACCGACATCGACAGGCTGGAAAAGATTACCGGAACCGATCTTGCATACCTGAACGACCTCGCCGAATCCGTCTCGCTCTACTACTTCAACGACTACATGATGAGGGTAGCCAAAAAACAGGGATTCGGGGACAGTCTCCTCGGGAAGAAGCTCAACTTCGAGATGTTCAGGAGTGAGAAGGCAACAAAGGAGGAACGCATCAACAAGATCGCGAGGATGCACCCCGGAAGGATCTTCATCCGCGAACCCTTCGAGATATATGTCCAGGACAGGTTCATCACGGGAGAGTTCGACTCGAAGATGGTCTCCCTCCGCGAGGCCGTGATCGAGCCGCTCGTCTCCCAGTTCAATCTCGAATCCGAGGAGAAGAAGGCGCTTATATCCTCGTTTTCAGGCGGAGACAGCGGACGGATACTCTCTGGCCTCAGGGAACGGCTTACAGGGATCATCAACAGCCGCGAAGGATACGAATCGAGAATCGACAGTATCAACGGCGAGATCGACGGCCTTATCCAGTCCAAAAAGGAGATGCAGCAGGAGATCGAGTTCTTCACCAGGCTCGACGAGCTCATCTCCTCCTCGTTTGAGGCAAGGAAGAAGCTCAAAGCCGCACTCGACAGCTACGACTCGGGCCTCAGGGATATCGAGGAGAGAAGACGCGGAGGCTCGAAGACCATCGAAGGCATGTACAGGACATGGTTCGGGGAGATCAATCCCGCCATACTGTCCCTGCTAAACGACGACTCGGACCTCTCTTCGCTCGACTACGACAACGACGGGAAGAAGGAGATCGAGAAGCTCTACAATATCGTCAGGTGGAAGTACAAGGATCTCATAGATGCTCACAAGCTCGGCGTGAACAACCTCTCCGTCGGCCACGGGCCGGGAGGAACGGAGAGATGGAGCTTCGAGAAATCCGCACTCGTCGCATCGTCGCCCTCCAGGTGGCTTTCACAGATGACCGACAACAACGCGGGAGACTTCAGGCGATACCTCGTTAAGGCCCTCGACCTCAAGGGTGTGGACTCCGCCAAGGTTAACTCGCACAACTACACGAAGCCCTGGGAGGTCTCGCTCACTTTCTTTGCCGCGGCAAGCTTCCTCGACAATATCTCCCCCCTTACGACAGGCGGCGGGTACTGGGAGAAATACGAGAGATCGAAGAACAACATCCTGCATCACGCCCTCTACCTCCAGCAGGGGAAGTATGTCACCCGCAAACGCACCCTCCTGCTCGCCGATGCGGCAGAGATCGCAGGCCTTGAAGACGGCAACAAGAAGTCGAGGGACGAGGCAAAGGAGAGAGTTCTTGATCTTTACGAGGTGAAGGATATCAAAGAGGCTGCCGGGGAATGA
- a CDS encoding chemotaxis protein CheW: MTVIDIVEFEINNERYALDIGLTREIVEMIPITPVPRAPPYIAGIINLRGEITNIINLNNILGLPEKSAEDIEEHKIIVLVPEAAEGSIVGIIVDAVHSVLQIPEKNIEKVSGGLSSEAYVKGIIKIEDKDTENLDTEKGRQKRLIIWLDISQLLQDLLASAR, from the coding sequence ATGACAGTCATTGATATCGTTGAGTTCGAGATCAACAACGAGCGTTATGCACTCGATATCGGCCTTACAAGAGAGATCGTTGAGATGATACCGATAACCCCAGTCCCGAGGGCGCCGCCTTACATCGCCGGGATAATCAATCTCCGCGGTGAGATTACAAACATCATCAATCTCAACAATATCCTGGGCCTGCCTGAAAAAAGTGCTGAGGATATAGAGGAGCATAAGATAATCGTTCTTGTTCCTGAAGCCGCCGAAGGATCGATCGTGGGGATCATCGTCGATGCGGTTCATTCGGTCCTCCAGATACCGGAGAAGAATATTGAAAAGGTCAGCGGCGGCCTCTCGAGCGAGGCCTACGTAAAAGGAATAATCAAAATCGAGGACAAGGATACCGAAAACCTGGATACGGAGAAGGGAAGACAGAAAAGACTGATAATCTGGCTGGATATCAGCCAGCTCCTCCAGGATCTTCTGGCTTCAGCCAGGTAG